From Bacillota bacterium, the proteins below share one genomic window:
- a CDS encoding transcriptional repressor → MDKTKLLKELRNKGYKVTPQRQEIIEVLSEREGHQSAEEVHKRICSHYPAMGLDTVYRNLALLRNLNIVSEINFGGKNRYELNRDGDGHSHHLICLGCGVSQKLDFCPLDYFDWNKVLKKDFKVKNHRFEIFGYCSNCIQIEENEGEGEE, encoded by the coding sequence ATGGATAAAACCAAGTTGTTAAAAGAATTAAGAAATAAAGGATACAAAGTAACACCTCAAAGGCAAGAAATAATTGAAGTCCTTTCCGAGCGAGAAGGGCACCAAAGTGCGGAAGAAGTTCATAAACGAATTTGCTCTCATTATCCTGCCATGGGATTGGATACAGTTTACCGTAACCTGGCACTTTTACGCAATTTAAATATTGTAAGTGAGATTAATTTTGGTGGCAAAAACAGGTACGAACTTAACAGGGATGGTGACGGTCACTCTCACCATCTCATTTGCCTGGGGTGTGGGGTATCACAAAAGCTTGATTTTTGTCCCTTGGATTACTTTGATTGGAATAAAGTGCTTAAAAAAGACTTTAAAGTTAAAAACCACCGTTTTGAAATCTTTGGTTATTGTTCAAACTGTATTCAGATAGAAGAAAATGAAGGGGAGGGCGAAGAATGA